A genomic segment from Bradyrhizobium sp. CB1015 encodes:
- a CDS encoding LysR family transcriptional regulator, with protein MDKLGSLRAFVKVVESGSFAEAGRQLRLSRSAISKYIADLEESLGVQLLNRTTRHASPTEDGQRYFERAVVILSEIEAADQAVTQAQSAPRGLLRVNAPMSFGTMRLGPVLADFMARYPELQLQIVLSDDLLDPVQDGFDVTLRIAELESSSLIARKIMPVARMICASPDYLARHGTPKHPQDLREHASLTYGFLLTGNQWKLTGRDGDHWIQPAWSLCVNNAEVLRDVAIKGRGLALLPEFIAADALRKGELRTVLDSYSAPPLALYAVYPPTRHLSVKVRLFIDFLVERFGRDVDEAAGRRATTR; from the coding sequence TTGGATAAGCTTGGCAGCCTCCGGGCCTTCGTCAAAGTGGTCGAAAGCGGCAGCTTTGCCGAGGCCGGCCGGCAGCTGCGGCTGTCACGCTCGGCGATCAGCAAGTACATCGCCGACCTCGAGGAGAGCCTTGGCGTCCAGCTCTTGAACCGCACCACAAGGCACGCCAGCCCGACCGAGGACGGCCAGCGCTATTTCGAGCGCGCGGTCGTGATCCTCTCGGAGATCGAGGCGGCCGACCAGGCGGTAACGCAGGCGCAATCGGCGCCGCGCGGCCTGCTTCGCGTCAATGCGCCGATGTCGTTCGGCACGATGCGGCTCGGGCCGGTGCTTGCCGATTTCATGGCGCGTTACCCGGAGCTTCAGCTCCAGATCGTGCTCAGCGACGATCTGCTCGATCCCGTGCAGGACGGCTTTGACGTGACCTTGCGGATCGCGGAGTTGGAATCCTCCAGCCTGATCGCGCGCAAGATCATGCCGGTGGCGCGCATGATCTGTGCGTCGCCGGATTATCTCGCGCGGCACGGCACGCCAAAGCATCCGCAGGATCTGCGCGAGCATGCTTCTCTGACCTACGGGTTCCTGCTCACGGGCAATCAGTGGAAGCTCACAGGCAGGGACGGCGATCACTGGATCCAGCCGGCCTGGTCGCTCTGCGTCAACAATGCCGAGGTGCTGCGCGATGTCGCGATCAAGGGCAGGGGCCTGGCGCTGCTGCCGGAGTTCATTGCGGCCGATGCGTTACGGAAAGGCGAGCTGCGCACGGTGCTGGACAGCTATTCTGCGCCGCCGCTAGCGCTCTATGCGGTCTATCCGCCGACGCGGCACCTGTCAGTGAAGGTGCGGCTGTTCATCGATTTCCTGGTCGAGCGGTTTGGGCGCGACGTGGACGAAGCCGCCGGGCGCAGGGCGACGACCCGCTAG